A stretch of DNA from Thunnus thynnus chromosome 16, fThuThy2.1, whole genome shotgun sequence:
TAATTGTGTAAGCTCAATGGTTTTCTGGCTCAAGAGTCACTTAATATAAAATAGACCCATGTTGACTTAGTTCTTGGAGGTgaggtgtttttgtgtgttgtgaatTACGAGAGGTTGTAAAGCTTGTTATGCATCTTTTACTATAAAGTTGCTGGAGATGCTTTGATACCAGCCTGTTGACATGGAAACTGAAGAAGCTTATGTACCACCAGTATGGGTGGAATAATGATCAATTAACAAGTCATTTGatcatgtttgttgtttaatttcataccacacagtgatttaaaagagTTTGTTGCCCCTTTGACCTTGTAGATGATTGAAATATGTTCTCCTTTGGAGTGAAACGGTCTTTTCATGTTTAATCTAATTACGTACTCTTTGGTAAGCCATACCAATTACTGTACTGAGATCAGCTGCAGACTGTAGCTGTAGCTAAAATTAAATTGGTGTGGCATTGTGAATTACAGATCCAAATCACTTCTAAAAGCATCCATCATATTGTACATTAAACACATCACCTAAATGCCTgatctgtttttgttctgatCTGCTGTGAGTGGGTGAATACTTGTAATGTTGGGCTCCTAGTGGATTGTGTGAGTCATTAATCTGCTTCAATATGGGTTCAATGAGCTAAAAATGCTCTTTAGTGATACAAAGGATGAAAAGGCAGtggttttttattattttggctgCAATCCTAAATTAAAACAGCTAGAATACAGAACAATTAATATACTATGATCTAAGTGTTATAATAAGAGCGGATTTTACATAACTACAAAAGAACTGACACATGAGAAAGAGGAGAGCATACAGCTTCAGGCTTAAATCTATACCCTAACATAATATTATGTGCTCTTTATCTCAATTTCTCCACCATCCTGTGTGTGCAGAGTATTTGCATGTTAAGGAGAAGGGTTGTCTAAGTGGTCATATGCCCCAGGGACCTGGAAATTGACAGCAAACTAAGTAAAACCGGTTGTTAAATAATTCATCAGAAGATCTTGTCTGATCCTGTCTCTTACATTAAGTCACACTCACATAAAGATTGCAGGAAAGGAGGGTTTATGTGTGGCTCGAGCTTAAAAGTTAAATGTCTACTCTTGTCTCTCCCCAGAGAGTGTATGGACCCAAGTGATGATCCGTGATGATGCTCGCTGAAGGGCCTCTTTGAGCTCAAACGCGCCATCGTATCACCCCGTGGATGAAGAGGTGGTGGATCTGCCCCAGGACAAGATCATGGTGAAAGCTCAGCGGAACCAGCCAGTGAAAGGCAGGACGCCCCGGAGGGAGAAGGGAAGCAAGGAAAAAAGAGGCGGTGTGAaaaaagggaaggagggaaagaatGAGCTGAGAGGAAAGAAACAGAAGGATAAGAAGGAATCACACAGACGTAAGAAGAAGACATTGGCAGTTGGCGATGGAGATGCACTGGACTGCTGTGTCCTGCTCACCCGTCTGGAGGAGAAAAGGGTTGTGGGTAAAGTAAAGGATGTACCAAAAACTGGGAAACAAAAGAGCATTAAAGTCAAAAAGAAGCTGCACTCCAGCTCCACTCAAAGAAAGACCAAATGTGGTAAATCTGGACTCAAGAAGACTTCCACAGCCAATCAGCAAGCACTGGAACCAAAAATCAACCAATCTGGCGCCTTACTCATGTTGCCCACGCCCGTCTTTGAGCCTCGCAGGCGGAGAATGGCCTCTCTTAATGCTGAGGCTGTCAACAGCTTGCTGCTCTACAGAGACGATTCTCTCACATCACATCTCATGAAGAAACGGCAGCCTTCCAATGAAGATTCCACTAAAGATAGTCTCGCTAAAACTGAACATAGAGAtcataaaaccaaaaaggtTCCTCCAGGAGTGAAAGCAGACTTCAAAGAAAGACCTAAAAAACAGAAGCGGTCAGCAACGGAGGCTCAGAGCATCGACTGGTTGAGTTTGTTTGCGCCGACGCCTCGGCGTCAGGCAGGCCTCACTGCTGCAACGCTGCTCAAACTCACCAGTGCCCAGTACGGGACCAAGCGGCAAAAAAAGCCAGAGTCCAAGAAAACGAGTGAAAGTGAAGCTACAGCTATGACTCAGGAGGAGATTAGCGGTAAGCCTGTGTGTGGAGGAACAACACAGACCAAAAGAACAACACATCCAAAACATGACGAGCAACTTAAGCACAGAAAACAGGGTACAGAGGATCCGGTCCATTCCCAGCTGGGCTCTACTGTCCAGGGATGCTGTAGTTTATGTAGGACAGAGGCTTTGGATCCAGAGTGGAAGGGTGCCTCAGGGGGGCAGGAGTGTCTGAAACATGCGCTGCACCATGGCTCCACGCTGGGATTCTCcttaaaaacaatcaaagagGAGCAGGTAGAGACCGAGGTGTCTTcctgctactgctgctcccaGGAGAGGTGTGTTGAGTACTGTCACAGACTGGCCCTCTTCCTGGAGGACAAGACCTTCAAGGAACCCGAGGACGGTTCTGTTTCCGAGGTgttccaccaccaccaccaccaccatcatcatcatcaccaccatctcCAGTCCCCCCACTCCGTATCCCACCCAGCAGCCATAACCATCAGCCCACACTCATACACCTGTTTCCCTAGCTACTGCGTTCACTTCAGCCGCCCGGACACCTCATCCTCCTCCATACCACCCCTCGCTTTATGCCCAAGGAGCGGCAAGAGACCCAAGCTGCTTCCCAGCTCTGGTCCACAGCCCTCAGGGATTTCCCATCCAGTATACTGCTGCACCTCAGTGGAGGCGTGCTACGGAGAGCCCTGCAGGATCAATGGCTACTCCGCCTATACCAGTGTGATTCCAGCCATCGCTAGAGGAGGCTGCTCCTTCAGCCCTGCAGACTGCACCAAATGTAACCATGGCATCAAAAGAGGTAAGCATACACGAGGTTGACTTAACTTTTTGTGAGCATCCAGCAATGTATCAGAATTGTTTTTGCAGAAATCTCTAAGATGTGTCAATGCACAGGTATCTGTCTTTGgtggcacacatgcacaaacactgacaacttCCTTAGTTTGAGGGCATTTTCAACCTGTAGTTCATTTGCTCCAATCCagatcagtggatgagttggtgcACTCTCttctcacacagaaaaaatatgttaacCGATTGCGCAAATCTGCCCAAATAAATCGCACCAAGAgggaaaacaaaccagagtCCGAACAAGGCGGGTTTGAAAACATCCTTAAAGGCTCATTCCTGACCTTAGAAATTGAGgtctgacaaaaagaaaaaaaaaactaccaatGGTATTATTTGTGGAATAGTGTTTATTTAGttgtttaaaggaccagtgtgtaggatttagtggcatctagcagtgaggtgccagattgcaaccaactggatacctctccccctccccttctaaGCATATAGGAAaacctatggtggctgcaaaacttgcaaaaaacgtTAAAGGCCTCCtacagagccagtgtttggtttgtccattctgggctactgtaaaaacatggcggtgcaacacgGCGGggtccatggaagaggacccgctccctatgtagatataaagggctcattctaaggtaacgaaaacacaacaattcttagtttcaggtgattatacactaatcaaaacatacttatgaatattatattccatttctgccaagtctgttccgctagatgccactaaattctacacactgcacctttaagctAGAGTCTAATGATGTAAAGTCACTGTAGAATAAGCTGCAACATACTCATAAAAGGGGGGTGTCTCTGTGTCCTAGTGGTCTACGATGCTGACCATGCAATTGCAACATCCCCAGTTCGATTCCTGctagggacctttgttgcatgccATCCTTTTCGCTCTCTTCCCATGTAGATTAAGGCATTAAATTTGAGTGTCAGCTCTTGAAATATACTGGCTTGTGCAGATATTGAGGTAGAAAAAACCTGCAATATTTGATTATACAGTATAACTACACTGCATGGCAAACGTGGGTGGTGTACAAACTGTTTTGTCAGATGGTGAAGACCAGAGATCATGAAGCTGATCAGATGGGCTGATTAAGACAATAGGATTACCTGATAAGTTTAAGTATTAACTGTTCATGAGCACACTGTAGGTTATTAGGTTATTCTGTATACTGTGAACCCCTGTTATCCTGATGCCAAAGCAGTACAATGCACTGAGAATAGCATTTTTATCTCCCATTTTGGAATGTCACTTGAGTGGGaagtaacaaaaaaatatcagatAAGGACAAGACCTCTTTTGTCTCCGTTTTCAATACAAGCCGCCGGACGGTGAAAACAAGGCCTGTGCATTTGAAACCTAATGAGCTGATTGTATGAGTGTCAGCAGTTTGTGACTGAGCTCAAGTCAGAGATGTGAAGCAGAACAGGAAAACTCTGTGGTGTATCACACAAACAACGTATGCACATGAGCGTCTGCGTGTCTGCTCGTATAATGTGTGAATACATGGTTAACAGCACCTGAACGTGACCTCAAAACAGCAATAATTACACATgaacacacccacatacacacacacacacacgcgcacacacacacacacagacactgtcTCTTTCTGTGGTCTCCAACAGTCAAAATCAGGTCAGGCTGTGAGGGTTGAGCTGCTTCACTTTTGTTTACAAGAGCACTGTCAACCTTCATGTCAGTGGAAGTCTTTACAAATGAAATCTGTTGTGTATGAAGCAGTAGCCCTTAATAAAGAAAAGGGAGGAACAGTTGTGTAGCTTTAATGGCCCTACACACCAAAAGGTCATTTTCACGGAAtccattttgacatgtcacagtaggaaaagcacaggcgtaaataataaagttaatgatggttgaattccatttagctgcttcagtttcatgcTCCTGGTAGTGTGCATACCAGCTCACTGTCACCCTTTCATTTCTTATtaggacacttgaatagaactgagccattgttaatattattaagaataacacctgtgcttttcataCTATGACAAGTTATTGTCATGGATCTCTGGGACTGTGTGGCCATGTACAAATCaggtttgattgacatctcccttGCTCCTTCTGTTGATTTTGTTACACCTATTGTGGCAGGACAACTTACACCTTTATTAGTATGTGGATTTTGGTGACTGGATGTAATTGCCAGCAAGACTTCACCCACCTTCAACTtgagcagaggtctaattaGCCAGTATGAGTGACAACACCTGTGTGGAAGTAGATGCAAAGCATTTAAATTATagctaataaaataattaagtCACCATCTGTATTCCGATCTTTTACTCAAAGCATCACTTTGTAACTTTTGTCAGAAGAAATATCACATTCTtccttttaaattaaaaaaaatcactgttagCAATAAAATGCACCATAGTCAATTTAACAGACTGGGGTTTTTGCTGATACAGTCTTTCTTGGTCTGTGAGTAGCTTAATTACATAACATTGATGATATTtttgtgtaactgacattacagagtcagttcactgactttacAGCTCTCTTCTACTTGTGCTACTGTGATgcaacatttttgcatttaccATCATCCTGCAGTTGGCACAAGTGGCCACTGCTCAGCAAAAGTTGCAGGGTCttgctttaaataaaagttgCAGCACCACAAGATGCTTCCAAGTAGAACATCTGCATTTAAAGTTTCACGTAAGTAAATATAGACATATTGGTAGCGAAATGTACTTAAAACATTGTACTCACTGGATTATCATTACTGCAAGCATTACTTAAATGTTGTAGCTAGTCAGAGTGGAGCTAATTTGAACCACTTTAGAGCATATACTTTATCAAATGCTTTGTacataaaatcttaatctgcaaattaAATACAGCTAGCAAATAAAGAGTAAAAAGTGCAGTATTTCTCTCCAAAATGCAGTGGAAACAAGTATAAAAAGGaagagtaaatgtacttagtttaTGATCTACCGCTTCTTCTTTGTATGtatctaaaaatatgttttccagAAGTTCAGTTGGCTAACAGTTAACGGAAATGAAGGCTGCTGATGAAGTTTGTTTCCAGAGAGCTGAGAgatcacacacactgaaataaattgATCATGAATTCACTTTAATACTACAGCTGTATCACGGGAGTGCACATAACCTGTTCTtgttatcacacacacaggaaaatgcTAGTGTTTGCGCTTTTCAGTGTCAGTTTTATGGGGATGTGcatttgtgcgtgtgtgcgtatgtgattgtgcacgtgtgtgtgtgtctgtctgtcatatGCTAcgtttggggacaaatttcagacttaagaccagttaattggagACAGCTTGTCCATTTAGGGACAAAAgtgtccccaattgggaaaaagctgatttttgggtcagtggttaaggttagggtaagggaaggtctccaggaaatgaatgtaaggcTAGGTAATGTCCCCATAAGTGAGATAggataatgtttgtg
This window harbors:
- the bahd1 gene encoding bromo adjacent homology domain-containing 1 protein, translating into MVKAQRNQPVKGRTPRREKGSKEKRGGVKKGKEGKNELRGKKQKDKKESHRRKKKTLAVGDGDALDCCVLLTRLEEKRVVGKVKDVPKTGKQKSIKVKKKLHSSSTQRKTKCGKSGLKKTSTANQQALEPKINQSGALLMLPTPVFEPRRRRMASLNAEAVNSLLLYRDDSLTSHLMKKRQPSNEDSTKDSLAKTEHRDHKTKKVPPGVKADFKERPKKQKRSATEAQSIDWLSLFAPTPRRQAGLTAATLLKLTSAQYGTKRQKKPESKKTSESEATAMTQEEISGKPVCGGTTQTKRTTHPKHDEQLKHRKQGTEDPVHSQLGSTVQGCCSLCRTEALDPEWKGASGGQECLKHALHHGSTLGFSLKTIKEEQVETEVSSCYCCSQERCVEYCHRLALFLEDKTFKEPEDGSVSEVFHHHHHHHHHHHHHLQSPHSVSHPAAITISPHSYTCFPSYCVHFSRPDTSSSSIPPLALCPRSGKRPKLLPSSGPQPSGISHPVYCCTSVEACYGEPCRINGYSAYTSVIPAIARGGCSFSPADCTKCNHGIKRDDYSSTLNDHHSPSSIPICPSPRILTGCPIPTVPPAGQSVPHVQTPLSDPSQPQPPLQVAKECPQSAKQPSGSRSGARSTGSISSAVCPLNREKKQKLSSASIGGRTVAKQLKNGRQKTTNGWRPVGLPFQKEVFSVGEEALVLRKCFEGVQRDGELIRVRDTVLLKSGPRKKTLPYVAKISALWEEPESGELMMSLFWYYRPEHTQGGRNPSVHCENEIFASRHQDVNSVACIEDKCYVLTLAQYCRFCALVKRRREGVRDSAASFVVPPVVGNTMPTHHCVPDDVDPELVFFCRHVYDFRYGRLLKNLQ